The DNA segment attatctgtcttagatgacgttgctgcgtctgttcaagctgtttaatatgtcgcctgtagggagtccagctttcgcttccgtaaagaagcgttgggaggaccactgctctgtaaacagctgtcttggtcttcagattgaggtcgtgattttggaacactctgtccttcagcttccagaatgcccgtgatgccgaattgatacggttgtgtatttccgtgtcaaggttagccctagtatttatgaagcttcccaagtatttgaactgctcgacctgttctagagtttcattgtccaggctgatatctgtttgaaggctttctggcggacttaccaggattttggtcttgtcaatattgagtctaaggcctaaagcttcgtatatatgtttataggtgtccatcattatctgtagatcctctgagctgctagcgatgagtgaacagtcgtctgcatattgaagttccgtgataaacttggtacgggtttttgctctgaggcgcttcagattaaacaggcctccatcaaatctgaatcttatcccaacacctcttacgggcatgctcatgtcagcaattatcgatacagctatggcgaaaatattgaacagtaaaggcgctaatacgcagccttgttttattccagagttggttgagaaatggtcggttgtagagccattatgctgtattctagcggtgttgttggtatgaaggcttttacacactgccaggaatttttcgggtactcctagacgtgccatgattttccagagcgctctccgattcaccgagtcgaatgccttgcttaaatcgatgaaggctgtataaatccttgattgttgttcacgggccttttcttgtagctgtcgcagtgtaaaaattaggtccaccgtacctcgatttggtcgaaagccgcactgggattcaggtaaaagcttctctaagagtggaaccagacgattagccataatcttcgagagaattttactggccacattaagcaacgatatgcccctgtaattgttgcaattcgacgtatcgcctttgttcttatagaggttgataactaaagcgtctctgaagtcttgtggcacatctccctgttcccagatcttgcggaatagtattaggagactattgacaatgtcctcatccaaggctttgaatatctccgccggaatgccgtctagaccaggggacttatcatttttcatatttttaatcgcgcttatgatttccgacattgaaatttcgtcatcaagcgatgtcatcggactatacgcgggaagcagttctaaaatggataaatccgagtcgttattttgattcaagacctgtgagtaatgctccttccatctttcgagaatttttctatcatcagttagaatagctccatgagcatctcttataggaaagctagcttttctgcttggaccgtaaacagttttaatagcttcgaaaaaacgcctgtagtcatggttatcggcgtaagcttgtatttccctagcttcttctttccaccagctgtccttgatttttcttattttttgacggacctcgcgttttatgtttatgaaacctatttgggctgcaacatcgccaggcttgttaattgcggttttcatcgctttgtgttttgcgtccaaaaggggtgcgatatgagtttcgctgtcggcaaaccagtctggagattttcgggagcgttctgtgcccagtatttctttcgctgtatttgtaagggatgacttgaaacggagccaatgagtctcaatgtcgtcgttataatccggtggtgttaggctatctttgacggcagctgtgaatctgtcctttgtagaagggcttattggcccggaacctagtataggaatttccaattccttgaTCAGGGACcggaacaacagctggatatggcaaaaggtcctggagtactggcgcaaccgtcctggactgcgtcactcgcatagggctatttcaaTGCCttccagcccatacaccagtcgttggctaggatttcctagaacaaatctgagatctataatggcggctttcacaggacattgtagactcagagcccatcttaaaaagcttagcatcgtcaatgacgatgcagactctgcttagaggaggacgaaacgattgagcacatcctctgtgactgcccggcggcagacagggtcagacatggagtatttggttctccaaagatggtcctagaggaactcaagaatcactccccctccgacatcatctcctttttgggcaggatgggactggagggagagttctagctctacgagcttgcctgtgtgctacaatagaccgcttggtcgcagtggctggtttggtttatccgtccaacacacccagcaatcagtaatcagtaacgatttttttgcattttcaaagtaCCGCTGTGGCCTtgtgtcacgtccgaattgccagtctcttgaaaagtagcttcctttgggttcaATTAACATATGTTCAAAAAATctgagagaaaaaaatttattttgacattttcaactcttccgtacggccagccccaccacgcaaaatgtcagattaaaaagaatttattatcagagacacgtagggcatatacagtatctcaatcAGACACGCTTCAGTATGTATACTTGACGATTTATCCGATTATTTATTTCGTTGTTATTTCAGATCGACCACGTGGTCCTTGGTAAGGGCCTGCCCGGCGGTTCCTGGCACAAAATGGACCCCCAAATCCTAACCCTCTCCCTGGGGAGCTGGATGTCCCTGCCAGGCCTACCGTTCAATTCCAGAGACTCGGGAGAGAGAAGAGCGTACGCGTCAAGTGTTGCGCAATATTACGTGAAATACGTCGACGAAATGAAACTGACGAAATATTTCAGGAACAACGTGATTGTCTCGGCGGTCAGACCTGTTGAAACGTCGAGGAAAAACGACATCGTTAAGGAGGACATGAACTGGGTCAAGAAAATCGATGAGAACGACAGGATGAGCTTGTGCGCCGCCATCGGAACGAAGAATAAACCGAGGAAGTGTATAATTTCGAACGCTATCAATTACATATGGAACCGGAGCGGCAAACGAGACAGTAAAAAATGCAAAAGGGCCCGTAGCCAGCGAACGCACAACGAACAAAGCCCGAACGGGATAAGAGGACTGTTGTCCGAGGATAAATACTCTTATATACAGAGCGATACGGAATCGTTCGATTCCAACACCTCCCTGAGCAGCACCGATAGCGGCGTGCTGGACCCGAGAAGAGATGGCGTTCAGATACCGCAGTCACGTGAACGCACCGAAGACGAGGTGAACTGGACGGTCGAAACGCAAGATTTGGAAAGCGGGAAAACGACCATTTATACTTGCAAATATCTGATATTGGCCAATGGATGCCATGACGTCCCGAATAAACTGAGCTTAACGAAAGGGCAGGATCCAGATTGGCTGCTGTATGATTTACGTACACTGGAATGGTGCCTTGATACTAATATGATTGCTCAAAACTCGCCAAGGTTGGATCCTGTCCTCGTTGTAGGTGCGGGACTGAGCGCCGCCGATGCTGTGATAGCCCTGAGGGGTAGGAATATACCTGTCCTTCATGCATTTAGGAACAAGAGTGCCGATTTGAACAGGCAGCTGCCGGAAAATATGTATCCGGAGTACCACAAGGTaattgttgcatttgtttttattACTTTGATCTATATCAATATGACATAATCTTCTCTATGTTTGGCTTtgtattgtagattttaaagAGGGTTGCATTGCACTGCGAACTTAAGATTTATTGTGCCCCTATCAGAGCTGTTTTTGCCGCTTTGTCGTCTACAGCTCGCCATCCAGTACCAGAGATCTATAATGAACTTGCTTCTGCGAATTTCTCGTTCAAAGCATTTTTTTGGCACGTGAATTTCGTCACAAGGTGATATGGAGTTTCATCCTTCAATCGTCAGTTTCTACTAGACCCATTTCCCTCAGGTGTTTCCTAAGGCGACAATGCTGTGTAAAGAATCCAGCAAGCAGCCCAATAAACACAAGGACATCCGATGgatgtccaatggatatccattttttttttttttttttttttttttttttttttatagcagggggaatctgcgaccgtgaaaacacggggctctatctctcgcccagaggaacccatttctagggaacactgtggggttactcactctcctgagttcgcgacccactaaacctaacctgctttttgttggttccgggcatttgcctataaaccatttatcccttaatcggttgatttcttcttgcacattgtcgtgctagggttttcatgttcgtccatttcggatatctcttcttagtatagttttaataagttgtcgtactcattttaatctctcctcaattgatctctcggtctccttttgtaaagtctcattcttcttctgtcttcctccggatcgtagtccactagtctcctgagttcttcgtttggatgttccttcgctgtttcgaataacttttcagctttcctcttcataaattcggtgatggtttcccacttcaaatctcgatatatctgtttgttcctgacaaaccaaggcgcatctatggcacatcgtagtagcttgttttctgttgcctgaattctttgtatatggctctttgccgcgaatccccaagcacctgatccataagtcagttgcggtctagcaacggctttgattattttcaattttgtctcatttgacatgtggctctttcgaCCTATCAGCGgatagagcatattcatcgctgccttggttttgtcaacggcttgtttgatatggcttctccatgttagacctttgtctagggtgatacctaaatattttgcttcgtttttccattcgatttcttctccatctacctctagatttgttgtagttcttagtctcctcttctgcagtaatatcgcttggctcttttgtccgttgagttttattttccatttaatacaccagtcatttatttcatctatagcttcttgtaacattccttctataatttctggcttgcgatgtcgcattgcgattcctgtgtcgtcggcatatagtgtcagcatagtccttggagattttggtatatcgtgaatatatatgttatacagtaacggcccaagtactgacccttgaggcacccctgcttccatatatctggttgtggagttttctccttccactttcacgtagaatcttctgttcctcaaataattcctaatcaacttgcacagtttcattgaatatccagcatatctcattttgtaaatcaatccttcatgccatactctgtcgaatgctctggcgacatctagtagtacaagaccggttgcttgtttattttggaatccttctgttatgtattctgtgagtctcagtaattgctgttcagttgagtggtctcttctgaatccgaattgctctgctggaatgagattcagattttcagtttcttctgtgagcctcctagcgattaccctttctactacttttcctagggcggacaataaacttatcggcctgtagttttgggggaatttcttatctttgcctggtttgttgaacactatgacttctgcagttttccacttttccggatagtgttcagtcctcattataccgtttgcaatatttgtgagagcagctataccttttctaggtaatttcttcaacatagcattcgttattttatcacttccgggagcttttctatttttcaagcttctgattatctcttttatttcagatggagaagttggtttttctattttgtcgtctactggtggttcgtccatttcttcttcgttgttctctacaagatcttccagctcgtcattatcgtcatcaggtctgtaatttattctcgattctctttctatcgagtccgccagtgcctctgctttatcgatattcgtatatgccattcctctttctccgtggagaggtggtattttagtcttttctcttctcagacatttttgcattttccatgcagaatgatcgatagtatttagttcttgaactcttttgttccatctatttgttctcatgtccttcagggcattttttagaacttggctgtgtcggtttagatttctcttatttatatctgttttgttgagcctgtatgtttttcttagtctcctattttccctgatgagatctttgatttctctgggtgtatcaccgtgtggatgtatcggtgctggtctcgttattttctttgtgctcttttggtaggcatctattatattcttttctagtttatcaactgctctttctaggtcttccggtgtgttgattgtcggtatttctgttacctccgattgtatcagatggctatatttcgtccaatcggtgtattctcttgtttgcattagttctcttcttggcccatctcctattgttaattcgatggggttgtggttagaggttccgtcccacaaggtctctatcgagaattctctagtgatatttttcataattgcgatatcaattatatctggtaatccatttccgaatgctaggtacgttggttcttcaggtccaataacgatagcttcatgtttttcagcgagatctttcagttttctgccatttctgttttccatcctgctgttccattctggagatttgcaattaaaatctccgatgcagattttcgggtttgttccatctagtaagttgttgatttcttcttccaataggttatttgggggtcttttatatgccgatgtgacttcgactctttgtcgatttatttcagctacaatcgtcactgtttctatttgtgactcgtcagatcttcctttaaaatagtgtttcagatctcgtctaaccagtaaggcaacacctcccccagtgtttgcgattctgtcacatctatatatctcataattcatgatattcaatcgcgtatttggttgtattcttgtttcctgtaaggctataatatcaggttttctctctgatattatttcttctatctcgggttttcgagttctgaccccgtttatgttccaggagactattttaagggaatttttcctagttgtatgttccattatttcagtttactgaacattccttggagttttttctccatctctctttcaattttcaacatgattttgttgaaaattttttcagtaaaagtgtctaaatcgtcggcggattcagagacttttctgttttcttttgttttgttgatcgtgggtttagcttggggcattttcggtgtctccttcttctgtactggtttgggtacttcttttttcttgtcgtctactttggagggggtgggcttctttttctcctggacttttagaggaatcgtgctctgctgagccgatttctggcctgttttcctcttccttgtaactaatttgaattcgctacatcctttgtagcttgctggatggccttcttcaccgcacagaacgcatgtggcatttctctcctcaccttttctggtaagttcgcaatcttttgtgcaatgattgcccaaacatttgacgcatctgtatggaaaagagcacttgttttgggcatgtccgtacctctgacatctgaagcattggcttggattttctgcccttctttttgattccactacaatgcagagattgtagaggcgtcttatttcgaaaatctcctttctctgagtttttaccaggtataagggtataaactttttggttttattggatgtcattctggacacctcggcgtcatggattccttggacctttagatcattttttattaaatctaggtcagcatctattgggagatgtcttataactgcatatatctttttctcttcctccatctggtacgtgaagtactccttaccaatctggtcaaaatattttgttatgttcctgtagtcgtccacagtcgaggctacgatcctgatcccgtcttttacgacggttgctctgttgtagctgaatttcttcaagtagagagcttttgagatctctacccaatcggctgtacccatcgtcgtgatgggtggaattttatcttttttaggtaactccgttgctttttttgcggtctcttcgtctgaagatgaactttctttacgcgcgcgttttgtgggcggcgcgttctgggttttagcaacttgagttgcaaaatttctcttcttctccggttctggagctacttcctgtttggaggaatttttggggaccgctaccggctttgcaatttctgcaaatgtgggggatttctgtgccgtattctgttttgcaatttcagcaaaactaggggattgaggagctttatttttgttaacttcctctctcaagaggcgtatctccccgaccaactgagacacggtttcagtcagtttatttatttgagccttcaactgcccattctcttctttgagccttacaagctcctctgcatctccatcgctaAATTCTTCgttgtccgtagcttccatgtaggagctctcattgtctgagacctccgacatggcttttgtccgtattgaactatatgaggtatttcggaataataatgaatattggaaatccttactactatgttactattaagctatgtggctaaattaaatattttctatactatcagaaaaataaatcgactcaccagtgatatccgtggaaccagcgatcttgggatctggactctacactgaatacactgaatttgaacgaatttccgctctataacacatacacttatagaacttacaaaaaacttcggaagtttcgtagacggaattgAATGGATATCCAAATCATGCAAtacggatatccattggacgtccttCGACGGACAACGGACGTCCATTGGATATACCATGGATATCCGTTGTCACCAATTTGGATGTCCACTGGATGTCCATGATTGGTCCAATATGAAGGCATTTTGGACATAAATTGTACCAAAATGGACAAACAATGGTCATTGGATGGAGGTTGCCTGGACAGCTGATGAATATTAACTGGACCTTTATAGATAAAATTTGGGCTAGTTATGAACCTCTTATCGACGCTGAATCAGTTGAATGAACTTATATGTATATTGGTTCATTTGAAGTCGATATGACTTCCATAACTAGCTCAGTTTACATCCATTGAAAGGTTCAGTTAATCTACATCAGCTGTCCAGGCAACGTCCACCAAATATCCAATGTTCGTCCAGGTCTTAACAGAATGTCCAATTACTATATAGACACATTGAATGAATCcatttatgaaataaaaatcgatTCATATGAAAAAACATATAATGCAAACAAAgtatataaaattgaaaacttgAACTAAAATATTACACTCCTCGTTACCAAAAGTATAATCTAAAAAGTCATTTTTTTCTTCTCGTCTTTACTCCTTTCCTTGGCTCTTCGAAGCCACTTTTTTACCAGGTGATAGGTGATTGCATCACAAAAACACACTAAACAAGAAATTCTCATGCTCCTTGATGAATCTTAAAAACTTAATACGTTACTCTTCCTCAGTCTTCAACTTTCAACAATAATGAATGTCAATTGACATACTGTCAAATTACTGCATCCGCCGACAGCCAGTATTGCCAACCACAGATCTACCAAAGCTATTCAGGGTAgatatatacatatttattttcCATCATTTAGTATGAGGGTTTGATAcacaataaaaaatagaatacaaATTCACATGATGAATAAGGACATGCAGAACATAAGCAAGAATACGAAATATTCTCGAAATTGAGTATTTTCTGTTCGTTAAACACATTAAGAAaatttcttgagttcaatgacgGAAGAAGTTAAGCTTCGATTTTGGTGATAATTGATATCCGGCAAGATATTCATTTCAgctaacaaaatatttcaataattaagAACAGATCATTATATCCCTAGTACGTCCATGAATGAGTGTTCAAAGGTTATCCATTATTGGTTATCCAAAGTACGTCCATGAAtggatgtacaatggatgtccATTATTGGATATCTACAGTACGTCCATGATTGGATGTACGTCCATGAATGGATGGACATCCATTGGGATGTCCAAAGGATGTCCATGTCCATGTGTACCAATTATGGACCTCTCATCGATGTCCAATGGATGTCCTGTGTTTACTGGGAGCATTTTATTCTTGCTAAGCTGTAGATACTTCCTAGATCTTGCAGAGTTAAAGTTCTTAAGGAACTCCAGAATTTCTTTCCCCAGGAGAGCGTTCTTGTAGGTATATTTTCACAGCAATGTTCCGGGCCAATGAGAGGAGTTTATGTTCTTGCCTGGGTAGTGTACTGCAGTATTGGCTTCTTAATTTCCTTTGATTTCCTGGGGAATCCTGACTCAATAGACCTTGTTATTCATGtcaaacaatattaaattctaTGAGCCCAAGACACTAAAGTATTTCcacgtgttttttttttcggtactACCATACTTTGTTTTGGTGATTCTGCTGGTCTAGCTATGGGTACATTTGTACCTATATTTTATGTTTCTGACCATTATCTAATTTGATTAAATATTCGTATTTATTTTCTCtccaatcaaagattatagagtagaaatataggaaacgccctcatatctcaagtactaaaaaccgacaaCATTTCGGTCGTGAAAACacacttgacaatgagatggcgctcaaaACTTTCTTTCATTACAGAAAAAGTGTAAtgcaataacagttttctgttttataattgaggggtacgaaattcgaattctattccttgtatttatATTCAATTTGTCCTAATAGGAAGTTGGCAATATAATAAAAAGAAGGCTGTTTCTTCCTAGTTCGTTTTAATGTGGTGACTAGTTTCGCTCCGACATATCAGAGCATCCTCAGACCAATCATAACTGAATTCGCGACTGATAATCGTCAATATAATCATAAAATAACGATTAAAACTACAACTCTATGTCTAATTGTAGCCATTTTATAGATAGCCATTGTTTGTAGAGTTTTTGAGATTCATGCGAAATTGTAGGTTAAATCCTTATTTTATGATTATATTGATGATTATTATCAGTTGAGAGTTCTGTTGTGATTGGTCGAGGATGCTCCGATATTTCGAAGTGAAACTAGTCACCACAtt comes from the Coccinella septempunctata chromosome 2, icCocSept1.1, whole genome shotgun sequence genome and includes:
- the LOC123306882 gene encoding oxidative stress-induced growth inhibitor 1-like; the encoded protein is MKSEFQQETIHKEVVVIGNGPSGIALSYMLSGNLPYITSTSHPDEMLATRLTAAADRSLIEADLEFLASGLEGRSSNPISLLLDALLHPYADAGIEMEPLVEFRKSGREIDHVVLGKGLPGGSWHKMDPQILTLSLGSWMSLPGLPFNSRDSGERRAYASSVAQYYVKYVDEMKLTKYFRNNVIVSAVRPVETSRKNDIVKEDMNWVKKIDENDRMSLCAAIGTKNKPRKCIISNAINYIWNRSGKRDSKKCKRARSQRTHNEQSPNGIRGLLSEDKYSYIQSDTESFDSNTSLSSTDSGVLDPRRDGVQIPQSRERTEDEVNWTVETQDLESGKTTIYTCKYLILANGCHDVPNKLSLTKGQDPDWLLYDLRTLEWCLDTNMIAQNSPRLDPVLVVGAGLSAADAVIALRGRNIPVLHAFRNKSADLNRQLPENMYPEYHKVHQMMQDGGSTYPLYTSFPEYSLTGINREEHTVILCPKDGVPVEIKVSYAIVLIGSRPDLTFLPRSSEIAIKQHVPIDGKTNAVNMNKLTHRVKGYKNLYAVGTLAGDNFVRFIPGGALAVVTDLYKRSEVNET